The region CTAGAACACATCTTTtgtgcattcattcaacaaatatggaGCACCAGCTACACGTCAGGCACTACTAAAGGCAGTGGGATACAACCACAGCAAACACTACAATGTCCCAGCCCTTGTAGAACTTACATACTAATGTAGGAAGTCAACTCATTTCTAGAAAAAGGTAGGCTAGTCTCAAAATGGTCATCAGAGAAAGTTGCACTGTGGAGATAATATTTAAGCAAAAATctgaataatgcaaaaaaaaaaaagagctaggaGTTAATTAGGCTAACAGCTTTCAAGCCTCAGCAAGTGTAAAGGTTGTGAACAGGCTTCTCTGAATTCGCTTGAGTGATCATCGTAACTGGGCAGAGTGAACAAGAATCAGACTAGAAAATGTGGCCAGAGGTAGGCATGGACCAGGTTACACAGGGCCTTAGGGTCATGGTCAGAGTTTGGATTCTGGCCTAAGACCACTGGAAGGGTCTGAGAAGAGGAGGTTCATGATAACTCTGCCTGTTACATGGAAAATAGACTTGGAGGAAAAGATAGTGAGAGGTGATAGGGGTGTGAACTGAGGTGATAATAGCAGAGGTCTTGAGAAGTAACTGGGAGCAACTGATTGGCTTGCACTTGAGCTGAGACTTGAAGAATCAGCAGCCTAACAACTGGCCACCAGGGTCAATGACTTATCTTTGTAGACAAAACACCTGGCATAATGTTTGTCATGATGTGTATTAAATGGAACTGGAAACAGCAACATATCTTTtggaaaaaagattttcatgtaaCTAATCTTGAGTTTTCCATTTCAGAATGCTACACAATCCTTcctaagatgagaaaaataaatatgttttcgAAAATAAGGAAAAGATTGAATTCCCCATACTCTCACCACCTAGAAACAAACATTAGTAATTTGATGTACTTCCTTCCACCCCAGTCTTTTcacacccacttttttttttctttttttaaaggtgagGATTTCCATTCTGAGAAGCAGCTTACTCTACCAGCATCAGTTGGTCAGGATTTGACTCTCACTCCACAGCTGAATGGCCTTTTACAAGTCACTTTCAAATCTACAAAACAAGGATAGTAACACCTACTGCCTCAGGTTACTGTGAGCCTAAATAAAATGATTCATACAAAGTGCCTAATACGACGCTtggaacatagtaagtgctcaatatatAGTAGTTGCTATTAATAAAAGAAAGTCCAAATCCCACAAGACACAATTATAAGGAAAGCTTTCAACATCTCATTTTTTAGGAAAAAGGCTTTGCAAACCCACAATCTAACCGCATgtaccattccaaagaaaaataatcataccAAGAATAGGAATTTGCCAAATAAGATGTAAGCaataccaaatatttttaaaaccaaaattttaCGGTAACACAAAATAGCAATGTGCCAAGAACTAACCCCAGGCTCTGGCCTGTATAATAAATCTCTCTCCTATAAAGCTGACATACTTATGGGATTACCGTTTACATTAATAAGTTTTAAGGGTGGACACTGCTCACCTGCCAAGAAATGGTTCTTTCAGGCTTTCCATCTCCAGCTTTGGCTGTGTGGCGGGACAGACCACGGCACCATCAGGCACTTCTGCTCTCCCTGGCCTCTGCCACCACCGAGTGGTCTGATCCTAAGCAAGCTGTCCTGTTtagtcatctgtaaaatgaagtgcTGGCTATACAATTCTGCTGCTCTAAAGCTTCTATAACCATGCAGattttaatatgtataatacTGGTTTAAAGAACTATCACTTCTTAACCAGCAATCTTGAAAACCTTATACAGCATACTGAATATCAGAATGATCATCTGGGGCTTTTTTTTACCAGGGGGTGGAGAGGGGGCAGAGAGATGAATCACATTATATGGATTTACTTCTATACTAAAATTGTCACATTTTCTTTGAGAAGGAAGTGAGAGGTTAACTTAAAATTATTAGGGGTTATGTGGTCCCATGGTACATACCATTTTCATAGGTGGATCTTCTTAGCAAATGTTACTTTCTCAGTGGCTTCAAACTTACTCCAAATGGACCTCTTATTATGTTGGTGGTCAATTTGGCTTACTTTTACATACCATTATCACTCATTAATTAGATGAGgtaatatatgagaaaataaacgtTGCTGTTTTTATAGATTTCTGCAAAAGCTGTTGCCTATCCTTTGATTTCTATACTCAACGTTGACCATCTACTCTTAAGTATATTCCAGGAGACGTGCTGGACCCACACAGGTTCTTGCTGGGCTTACATCTAGTAGAAGATCCATCCAAGCAAACCTGAGAGGTTGTGTAAGGGACACTTGACTCAGATTTCAGGGGAGGGGAAGGCCCTAGGGAAAGTGATTCTCAGCTGAAGTCTGAAGGTGAACAGCAAGGGTGTAAGGGTGATGACTGGAGACAAGAGCGTCTCACTCTCTTCTAGGTCTAGCTAGggcatcacctcctctagctgcTCAGGGCTCTCCCTTCACACTGTAGGTATTCCTGAAGCTGGGTGACTGTGGTTTGTTCCAGGCAGTCCTACTGTTGTTCTGGCACTAATTAGTAATAGTGACCCCTTACACTATCAAAAGTGCCCTGGTTGGAATGATCAATGATAGGATTGCTCTATCCTAGTCCTGCTCCTGGCTTGCATGTCTGGTTCCCCCACATGACTGAGCTCCCTGAGGATATGGGCTCCATCTTACCTCTGAATCCATGGCATGGGCTTCAtctcattcatctttgtatccatGACCCTAGTCTCATGCCTGAGGCTCAATTCAGATTGAACATCACAGGCATTCAATACAATATTTGAAGTAAGAATGAAAAGCAAATATGAGACAAAGAATTAGACTCGCAACTCTTTACATCATGTTAAAATCATGGTTACATcttttactagctgtgtggccttctAATCCTTAGGTTTTCACCTGAAAAATTAGGGATAATATTACCTTTTTCATAGGTGGAAAGGTTTAAAGGAGATAATTCAGGTAAAGCGCTTGAGCACAGCAGTGAAATTCAGTGAGAACTCATTTGCAGCAGCTGCAACCAGACAATGATGAGCACAGCTCCTGCTGCTGCAGGAAAATTAACCCTGTTCTAAGAAAATTAAACTAAAACCCAATGAGCATCCAGTAGGCACTCAAGAATTGTGCACTAAACAAATCTTGGCCTTATGCTAGACCAAGCTGGCAGTAGACCAGATTCTTGGATTACAAAATGCATTAAATTACAATTTAGTGAGACTTCCCCAGTAGTGGTCCAGtcgttaagattccatgcttccactgcaggagacacatgcTTCCaccccagggtttgatccctggtcagggaactaaaatcccacatgccacaaagcgtggccaaaaagataaaaaaaattacaacttgGAAGTCAAAAGATTGGACTCTTTTAAGTTCAGTTTAaataataacagaagaaaaaccCACCTCATATCCACAAGAACCACAGAACACAGAACATAGTCTCACAGAAGCACTATCTGGCCACATTTTAAACATGTTAATTAACAGCACTTAAACTTCATCTTTGTTAGAACCATGCcctcttttaaaagttatttttctgtAAGCATGCCAACTTGGATATTTGGGCCCATCTCCTCTCTTTTTGAACTGTCAGCCTCTCAAGTTTTATGTGATTAATGTATatagagaaaattagaaaaggcTTCAGATTGAGTCAACAGTAGTTTTCTTGATCCCTCAATTATAATATCCTTTTTgcagtatatccttgttgaacaTTTGGAATGAATTAAAACtttaaacttccagatgtttaaactACTACTGTAAATTCAAACTCATTAAAAAGGGCAGATTTACTACCTCTACTTAGTTTTGAAGTCTGTTGTTCACCCTgtccaaataatttatgaaacCAAATACAGTGGTAAGTAGTGTATTCTATTTATATAGTATTCATGGTGAGAAATAAGGGGCATGTAAAAAGGTCTGGAAATTAACTGCCATTTTAGCCAACCTATAGATCACACTTATTGTTGTTTCTAAGCTAGTAATTGTTTCCTGAAACTGATCTAGAAGATTTTTATGCTAATCTGTACTAAAAATTACTTTGCTTTTTCTGGCCACAAAAAGCTGGCTACAGAAGAACATTTGATTACAGCAGAAGACAGCTGCACCCACTCTCGTGAAGTAAATGGACCTGGATCTACAGTCCTTTGTGGTAGTGCCTTGGCAGCCAAACAAAGGTGGCAGCATTTCTACACCTAGTTTGTAAAGTCTCAGAAGTTTTgggcttcactttttttttttacaaggaaCCCATGTTGACTATAATGAGCACATTTTTAAAGATGCTGTGCTGAATGTTGGCAATGGATAAAGCAAGAACATGAAAGAGGCCCATTCCTAAAGCAAATATTTCTTTTACAAATCTTAAGAATGAAGTGGCTTTCACAATCAATTTTAAGACTGAAGGACTGGATTGAAGTACCTAGTTCTGGCATTTATTAGCTATATAATCTGAGGCAATTCATTTACCTCTGTGAGCTTGATttctcaactgaaaaatggggataattcttgcctgaatttttttttagaacttgAATGATATATAATCAAGGTGCTTTGTaagttctaaaatatataaatattaaaaaacattccAAGTACAATTTTTGTATGTTTAATGAATTACTTTACACAGCACTTAAAAAGTAGCTATCTCTAATATGAAACAAAAACCAGATCCAATTAAGTTACTATAGAGGAACTGGTCTCAAGACGGGTGGGAAGTGGGGTCTCTTTCAACTCAATCAATCATCACTTACTTCATGGGGTAATTGCtaagagttaaataaaaattacaaaaaattatCAATAAAGTATTTGTTCTCATTAATTTACAGGTAACAAATCCTATGTTAGGCTCTAACTTTTAATCCCCCAAAATAAGAGTGGATATGTCAAAAGCAAAAATTCCTCCAATTGTATATGCTAAATCTTGAATATATTTcctagtatcttttaaaaattgtttcaatatagaatcttttaaaaatcacacaaaacTTTTATGGATACCCTATGTGTTATTTTAACTTCAGTAATATGATCCACTTAACtctgtgaagtgtgtgtgtgtgtgtgtgtgtgtgtgtgtgtgtgtgtgtgtgtgcagttgtaAGCACAACTGTAGTCCCATGAGCCAGCTCGACACTATAAGTTCTGTAAGAAAGCACATCTGTTATTGCCAGCAGTTAACCCAGAAGCCTGGCACACAATAAGCATTCAACTAATATCTGTGGAATAAATAGTGACTATACCAATTAAACCAActaaaattagattgattatattctttgcagccaaagatggagaagctctatacagtcagcaaaaacaagactggaagctgactgtggctcaggtcatgaactccttattgccaaattcggaCTTAAactgaacaaagtagggaaaactacgagaccactcaggtatgacctaaatcaaatcgcttatgattatacagtgaagtgacaagtagattcaaagggttagatctgatagagtacctgaagaaccatggatggaggttcatgacattgtagcggaggcagggatcaagaccatccccaagaaaaagaaatgcaaaaaggcaaaatggttgtctaaggaggccttacaaatagctgagaaaagaagagaagccaaaggcaaaggagaaaaggaaagatatacccatttgaatgcaaagttccgaaaaacagcaaagagagataagaaagccttcctcagtgatcaatgcaaagaaatagaggaaaagaacagaatagaaagactAGAGAGTTCTTCAAGCATatcagataccaagggaacatttcatgcaaagatgggcacaataaaggacagaaatggtatggacctaacagcagcagaagatatcaagaagaggtggcaagaatacacagaactatacaaaaaagatcttcacgacccagatgatcatgatggtgtgatcactcaactagagccagacatcctggaatgtgaagttaagacggccttaggaagcatcactacaaacaaagctagtggaggtgatggaagtccagttgagctatttcaaatcctaaaagatgatgctgtgaaagtgctgcattcaatatgccagcaaatttggaaaactcagcagtggccacaggactggaaaaggtcagttttcattccaatctcaaagaaaggcaatgccaaagaatgctcaaactcccgcacaattgcactcatctcacatgctagcaaagtaacgctcaaaattctccaagccaggcttcaacagtacatgaaccgagaacttccatatgttcaagctggttttagaaaaggcagaggaaccaaagatcaaattgccaacatctgctggatcattgaaaaagcaaggagttccagaaaaacatctacttctgctttattgactatgccaaagcttttgactgtgtggatcacaaaaatctgtggaaatttcttaaagagatgggaatactagaccacctgacctgcctcctgagaaatctgtatgcaggtcaagaagcaacagttagaactggacatggaacaacagactggttccaatcgggaaaggctgtatattgtcaccgcttacttaacttacacgcagagtacatcatgagaaatgctggactggatgaagcacaagctggaatcaagattgctgggagaaatatcaataacctcagatatgcagatgacaccacccttatggcagaaagcaaagaactaaagaccctcttgatgaaagtgaaagaggagagttaaaaagttggcttaaagctcaacattcagaaaattaagatcatggcatctggtcccatcacttcatgggaaatagatggggaaacagtggaaacagtgacagattttattttgggggctccagaatcactgcagatggtgattgcagccatgaagttaagcAATGCTTGCTcactggaagaaaaattatgaccaacctagacagcatattaaaaagcagagacattactttgccaacaaaggtctgtctagtcaaggctatggtttttccagtagtcatgtatggatgtgagagttggactacaaagaaagctgagcaccaaagaactgatgcttttgaactgtggtgttggagaagactcttgtgagtcccttggacagcaaggagatccaaccagtccatcctaaaggaaatgagtcctgaatattccttggaaggactgatgctgaagctgaaactccaatactttggccacctgatgagaagaactgactcactggaaatgaccctgatgctgggaaagatagaaggcgggagaaggggatgaaaggggatgagatggttggatggcatcaatgactcaatggacatgagtttgagcaagctccaggagatggtgaaggacagggaagcctggcatgctatagtctatggggttgcaaagagtcagacacgactgagcgactgaactgaacaccaacCTCTATCTAATCTTGAAAAAATGATAATCTCTGTTTCATCTATGGAGAGACTACCAGACTCAATCTACCATCCAAGACCAGAATTTATGAAGATGCTTAACAAATCAGGGTTTTCAAGCTTTTAATAAATTCCCCAGTAACTTGGAGAACATACATAAATTATGAAAACAAGTGGTGGGCATCTTAAAAGCTTAACCAATGCTTGCTACATGAATGTTTTAGATGAATTATTATAGCACACTGAAAACAGGGCCCTATATTACAGTTCTGCCCATAACGATGAGGAGTCTATTATTCTTATCCCTTCTGAGCCAGCCTTGTGACTTGTTTTGACAAAAATATGTGGTAAAAGTGACGTTCTGTGAGTTCTGGAGCCCACGCTTTAAAGCTATTGCCTGGCCTTCTTGTACTCTAAGACCagaagtgttagtagctcagtcgtgtcccgttctttgcgatcccatgaactgtagcccaccaggctcctctgtccatggaattctccaggcaagaatactggactgggttgccacaccgttttccagaggatcttcccaacccaaggactgaacctgggtctcttgcattgcatgctgactctttacttctgagccaccaggtaagtccctgtAACCATGCCACAAGCCCAAGATAAAAGACCACATGGACAGGCCCAGTTGTCCCATCTAGGCCCCCAGTCAATCTGCCAAATGAATGCAGAGCCCAGATGAGACTAGCAAAAGAACTATTCAAAACTGGTggtttagctttttttcttttctttttaagccactgagttttgggATACCGTTAAGTAGTAATAGATGACTGATGATAAATTATCTCATCCTCATAGCGCAGCATGTggttttacagttgaggaaatatACCCAGATTATACAATCTGCCAAGGTCAAATCGCTACTTAAGTGTCCTAAGAACTAGATGCAGCTATTAAAAGGCCTGCtgtgtttcctcctctgtcatcctgcCATCGTGAACCTGAACAGTTCTGTCAAGGACAGAGGCACCTCTCAGAGCTCTGGATATAAGAAAAACCCTGTTATCATTTTTATAGCTTGCATGGGTAATGTGTCCTGATTTGACACATCTGCCTTGTTTGTCTACAAGAAGAAAATGCACTACTATCAGTAAGACCCAGCAATCGGCAAATACACTCTCATCATGTTTTCTGAAGCTCAAATAGCACTAACTTATCCCAACATAAACAATTCAATGTTTCtgcaatattcattcatttacattttggCCAGCAACAATTATGCAAAAGTTAACTATATCAGGGGTTACAcaacatataatattttaaaagttagataCATCTTACATTTAATAACTTCACAATTAAAATGGTTTTTTTAATACCCAAGTAGTAAACCATAtaccaaagagaaaagaacttACCTTCAATTGTGAAGgtgatatttttgaaaagataattttacCACAAGAATCTGTTTTGTCCCCAcgaaaaaaaatgtatctgaacTTTacacaaaattcacattttatttaggTTGAAATAAACTATACAAAATTGATTTTCTTCACCAAAAATAACAGcaatattttctgtattattcCTAGATAAACTACAAAACACTTCTTTTTGTAGGCTTTCTAGGCTTTGCTTGTAAATCAAGATGAGGCAGTAGATACAGTCAtggaaaaagacagaagaaaacagacaaatcagTTGTCAGTATCCATGGCCTCTGATCCTTTCTTGACCATGAAACTGAAGTGTTCAACATATACCTGCCAAAAAGCTTACGAAGAcgtaggctcaataaaggaatgTAAACAGCAataaccagatgtggaacaacaaTGGCAGGCTCTTCCATTCAAATTTTAACTTGTTGCTTTAACTTCActtgataaagagaaaatctacACTGAAATCCTTGTTTGACAAGCTTACACGTTTCTCTTGTAGTCTGATAATTTTCTTAACTGTCCTTTACAGATTTTTAATAGCATACTTATAACTCCTACTATTCAAAAGTCAGTCATGAGCTTCACTGtaacattttacaaaatgcaTTCCTTCCTCCCATACCTcctctaactttattttttcaaagatctGATAACTTAATACCTGACAATTTGATCCACAGTGATAAACGTAATGTCTAAAATCACTTAACTAAAACAGTTCCAAAGTGCCATTAGCAGACATCACATAAAACTGTAATATGGTACTTTCAGTGCTATCTTCTGGAAGAACAGTTAGATCTCCAAAGCATGGGCATTCAAACAGGCCGTTTAAACAGGCAGATTATCAATGACTAATGTACTCAATGGGAGGCCTACAGGTCAAGATATTCAGTGATTAAGTGGCCTACCcttacaacttttctgtaagatatttttaaatttcttacaagttttttttttcaaatatcaaatATAAGAGAAAGTCTAGATTAAAAGTCCCTTAGGTATTTTCAATGGTTTCTGAATTATCTGTAGGAAGCTCTGACTTACTTGTATAGAGTTTGATATATGTATCCACCATTAAATCCAAATCATGTTTAATATCAAAATTTATGTTAAGCAAAGCCAAGTTACTTGATCTTTGATCTGTCAAAGTGTTCCTCAAGTATGCTTTGAGACGCTTTCGCCCATTTTCATAGCGTTCATTCTCAACTTTCATCACAGGAAGAATACATAGGACCTTCAGCAATGCATAAACATTAGGAAAAAACTTGATGTCTGGTAGATGAAGGGCTTCATAAATAGTGGATGGAAGTTCTATATCTTTCCCTCTGTGTTTCCATTTGATTCTCCAACAATGCAGCTCAGCAGAGAGTGTGTCAGGATTAGGTAAGTCACTTCGGTACATGTCAGCATGGTGCTCCTCTGACGTATTGAATTTGAGCTGTCCCATGACAGAGGGTACCAGGGATAAGCACTTAAGAGCTTTGAGGTGCTGTTCTGAGAATATATCTTTCAGTTCCTGAATAATGTGTTCCACAGTTGGAACACTTAGAGTTTCTTTATAGTAACTCTCAGAGGTTAGCTGAGATTCCAGGTTACTGTGCTGAGCTCTGCGAAATTTCCCTGGGAGTTTCATCTGAATATCAAGTTTGGTTGCCAAATTTGTGGCTTCCTCAAACCAAAATTCATGATaaacttcaatattttccatCACTTCATTTAGAGAATGTAACACTGCAGTCAAGCTACTGGCTGCAAAAAAGACATCAGAGGTTTGCCCCTGAAGATTTTTCCCAAAGGCTCTtgtaaaagataaaacatttttaagaacaaCAATGGTAACGATGAAATCAAAATCTGTTATCGCACTACAGAGGACAAATGCTCGGCCAGCTATGTAGTTATTCCATCTAACATTTGTATCACTATTTATACCATCTAAACATAAAACAAGTGCTTGTAGGAGGTCCACTAAGATTTCAAAAGCATCATGCCTGCCTGTCCACTGAGAATGGCAAATTTCCTTCAGTTCTTTGCCCCTTTCTTCATTGTTCTGAAAGAGTACAGAAATTACATTTTCAAGCTCTAAAAGCAGTTGTGGTGATCgatgaaaaaaagaacaaacttccTCAATTGTTCCTAATGCGACAGATACTCCCATAACAGGCACTGATTTTGCCAACCACATATTTAAGGCACAGGAAGAGCAGAGAGTGTAGATAGCTTGGGGATATTTCTCTAAAAGTCTAGAAGCAACAACTTTCATTTTGGATGAAAATCCACTAGACACAATGTAAGCCTGGCCACGACAGTACTCCATGTTTAATCCCCATTTCTCAGTTATTGTAGTGTGAAATTTCACAGCCAAAATTTCTGCATCAGCTTCATAAGGCAGGAAGCCTACAAATTCCTCTCTCAGGTTGTGAGCTTCATCGACAAACCTCACCAACACAGGCAGGTGCTCTTCCCCCGCGATGTCCACCACATCGTCAGTGATGATGGAAAAGAAGTGAGAGTCTCTCACCTCCCTGAGGGTCTCTTCCCGAATGCAGCTCTCGCAGATCTCCAGCATCTGTTTCTGCTGTGTCTTGGAACAGAACAGTGTGTTCACTGCTGTTGTCTCAAAGCGCTTTCTCAGAACCTCTTCACCAGAATTGATCCGGCACTCCAGCAGTGCTTGAAAGTTATCAGGAGTAAAAAGACCTTCTGGGATTTCATCAGCTTCATGTCCATCCAGAGGTATGTTTTGTTTTCCCATAAGaatcaaaatttcaaataaagattttaaatattctttgttttccttctcttcaagAGTTAAAGGTAAAATGTCCTCATCCTGCTCTTCACCCCCTTCTTCTGCACTGGGATTCTGAGCATTGCTGTTGTTTACTTCTTTATGTTTTGGTTCCTGTTCAGAAGTTTCatcaactggaaaacaaagaattaattttataaacagGCTCATAAGGAAtcat is a window of Cervus canadensis isolate Bull #8, Minnesota chromosome 11, ASM1932006v1, whole genome shotgun sequence DNA encoding:
- the THAP12 gene encoding 52 kDa repressor of the inhibitor of the protein kinase, producing the protein MPNFCAAPNCTRKSTQSDLAFFRFPRDPARCQKWVENCRRADLEDKTPDQLNKHYRLCAKHFETSMICRTSPYRTVLRDNAIPTIFDLTSHLNNPHSRHRKRIKELSEDEIRTLKQKKIDETSEQEPKHKEVNNSNAQNPSAEEGGEEQDEDILPLTLEEKENKEYLKSLFEILILMGKQNIPLDGHEADEIPEGLFTPDNFQALLECRINSGEEVLRKRFETTAVNTLFCSKTQQKQMLEICESCIREETLREVRDSHFFSIITDDVVDIAGEEHLPVLVRFVDEAHNLREEFVGFLPYEADAEILAVKFHTTITEKWGLNMEYCRGQAYIVSSGFSSKMKVVASRLLEKYPQAIYTLCSSCALNMWLAKSVPVMGVSVALGTIEEVCSFFHRSPQLLLELENVISVLFQNNEERGKELKEICHSQWTGRHDAFEILVDLLQALVLCLDGINSDTNVRWNNYIAGRAFVLCSAITDFDFIVTIVVLKNVLSFTRAFGKNLQGQTSDVFFAASSLTAVLHSLNEVMENIEVYHEFWFEEATNLATKLDIQMKLPGKFRRAQHSNLESQLTSESYYKETLSVPTVEHIIQELKDIFSEQHLKALKCLSLVPSVMGQLKFNTSEEHHADMYRSDLPNPDTLSAELHCWRIKWKHRGKDIELPSTIYEALHLPDIKFFPNVYALLKVLCILPVMKVENERYENGRKRLKAYLRNTLTDQRSSNLALLNINFDIKHDLDLMVDTYIKLYTSKSELPTDNSETIENT